One Setaria italica strain Yugu1 chromosome II, Setaria_italica_v2.0, whole genome shotgun sequence DNA segment encodes these proteins:
- the LOC101764131 gene encoding uncharacterized protein LOC101764131 has translation MLLRRLLHSSRHFRHGLQTVAPATSASSSPLPFRRLPDLLLPARVLSPRLLSTSGRDDDGNKPWSFAGVSGDPDPFPHEEAAADAGEALPVGPAAVADEPWAKGFGVEDGDSGDVFEGIYKEAASAAPASGEAAPAGDEEQWTLSGDEKDPFADAVLGEGIDGIQGEGGGLDELDAGEDPEAELKRQKNMEREKELMEILKGPNRAFGDAIASSGITEGMIDSLILLKDVRDVPGMPPLTEIEDEAIEKLSATSSRAEVERQKQEEIAKARVRQVDEKGRAYGTGKRKCSIARVWIEPGDGKFIVNEKEFDAYFPILDHRADLLRPFTVTKTLGLWDVTCTVKGGGVSGQVGAIRLGISRALQNWEPGLRPYLKAAGYLTRDSRVVERKKPGKAKARKSFQWVKR, from the exons AtgctgctccgccgcctcctccactcctcccgcCACTTCCGCCACGGCCTCCAAACCGTAGCTCCGGCCACCAGCGCCTCGTCCTCTCCCCTACCATTTCGCCGCCTCCcggacctcctcctccccgcgcgcGTCCTCTCCCCACGGCTCCTCTCCACCTCCggccgcgacgacgacggcaacaAGCCGTGGAGCTTCGCGGGGGTCTCAGGCGATCCGGACCCGTTCCCCCATgaggaagccgccgccgacgctggAGAGGCGCTGCCGGTAGGTCCCGcggccgtcgccgacgagcccTGGGCGAAGGGCTTCGGCGTGGAGGACGGCGATAGTGGGGACGTGTTCGAGGGGATCTACAaggaggcggcgtcggcggccccGGCGAGCGGAGAGGCGGCTCCGGCAGGCGACGAGGAGCAGTGGACACTGAGTGGGGATGAGAAGGATCCCTTTGCCGATGCTGTGCTTGGGGAGGGGATCGATGGGATTCAAGGTGAGGGTGGTGGGCTCGATGAGCTCGATGCGGGTGAAGACCCTGAGGCTGAGCTGAAGCGACAGAAGAAcatggagagggagaaggagctgATGGAGATACTCAAAG GTCCAAATCGTGCATTTGGTGATGCCATTGCTTCCTCTGGGATCACTGAGGGAATGATTGATAGTTTGATCCTCTTGAAGGATGTCAGGGATGTTCCGGGAATGCCTCCCCTAACTGAAATAGAAGATGAAGCTATCGAGAAACTGAGTGCAACATCAAGCAGAGCTGAAGTCGAGCGCCAAAAGCAAGAAGAAATTGCCAAGGCACGAGTAAGACAGGTTGATGAGAAAGGAAGGGCTTATGGAACAGGGAAAAGGAAATGCAGCATTGCCCGTGTTTGGATTGAGCCTGGTGATGGCAAATTCATTGTCAATGAAAAGGAGTTTGATGCTTACTTCCCAATCCTGGATCATCGAGCCGACCTTCTTCGTCCATTTACCGTTACCAAGACTTTGGGGCTTTGGGATGTGACCTGTACTGTGAAAGGTGGCGGTGTCTCAG GACAAGTTGGTGCTATCCGCTTGGGAATCAGCAGGGCCTTGCAGAATTGGGAACCAGGACTGCGTCCATACCTCAAAGCAG CTGGATATTTGACAAGAGATTCACGTGTGGTCGAAAGGAAAAAACCTGGAAAGGCAAAAGCAAGAAAGAGCTTCCAATGGGTCAAGCGGTAA